In Vibrio hippocampi, a single genomic region encodes these proteins:
- the rsmH gene encoding 16S rRNA (cytosine(1402)-N(4))-methyltransferase RsmH translates to MSESFQHISVLLHESIDGLAIKPDGTYIDGTFGRGGHSRQILAKLGENGSLFSIDRDPQAIEEASKIQDPRFTIVHGPFSGIADYAERYDLVGKVDGVLFDLGVSSPQLDDAERGFSFMKDGPLDMRMDPTSGMPVSEWLAEADLDDITWVIREFGEDKHARRIAKAIVAHRENEDKEPLTRTSHLAKLISEAAPKSFKEKKHPATRAFQAFRIYINSELEEIDTALKGAASILAPQGRLSVISFHSLEDRMVKRFMRKESQGPQVPHGIPMTEAQIQALGSANLKTVGKALKPTSEEIEVNARSRSSVLRVAEKL, encoded by the coding sequence ATGAGCGAATCTTTTCAACACATTTCGGTATTACTTCATGAATCCATTGATGGTTTAGCGATAAAACCCGATGGTACTTACATTGATGGAACCTTTGGTCGTGGTGGTCACAGTCGTCAGATTTTGGCGAAACTGGGCGAGAATGGTAGTTTGTTTAGTATTGACCGTGATCCTCAGGCGATAGAAGAAGCAAGCAAGATTCAAGACCCTCGCTTTACCATAGTGCATGGACCATTTTCTGGTATTGCTGACTATGCCGAACGCTATGATCTGGTTGGTAAGGTAGACGGTGTGCTTTTTGACCTCGGGGTGTCATCACCTCAACTTGATGATGCAGAGCGTGGCTTTAGCTTTATGAAAGATGGTCCACTTGATATGCGTATGGATCCAACCAGTGGTATGCCCGTCTCTGAATGGCTAGCGGAAGCCGACCTTGATGATATTACTTGGGTGATTCGTGAGTTTGGTGAGGACAAACATGCACGTCGCATCGCCAAAGCGATCGTGGCGCATCGTGAAAATGAAGACAAAGAGCCACTAACGCGTACCAGTCATTTGGCGAAACTTATTTCTGAAGCGGCTCCAAAAAGCTTTAAAGAGAAAAAGCACCCTGCGACCCGTGCCTTTCAAGCCTTCCGTATTTATATCAATAGTGAACTTGAGGAAATCGACACGGCATTAAAAGGTGCCGCGAGTATATTAGCGCCGCAAGGTCGATTGTCAGTGATCAGCTTCCATTCGCTTGAAGATAGAATGGTGAAGCGCTTTATGCGTAAAGAGAGTCAAGGACCTCAAGTACCACACGGTATCCCGATGACGGAAGCGCAGATCCAAGCCTTAGGCAGCGCGAACCTAAAAACGGTAGGCAAAGCACTCAAACCAACATCAGAAGAAATTGAAGTGAACGCGCGCTCAAGAAGTTCGGTTCTTCGTGTCGCTGAAAAACTGTAA
- a CDS encoding phosphoheptose isomerase: MRDSIKESFTESIQIQIAAAEALPDVITHAAQAMVATLLNGNKILCCGNGGSASNAQQFVSCLLNRFETERPSLPALALTTDNITMTAVANDYNFADIFAKQVRAFGQANDILLAISTSGNSKNVIKAMEAAVTRDMTIIAFTGKDGGEMAGLLGENDVEIRIPSHRTARIHEVHMVTLHCLCDLIDQVLFPAHEE; encoded by the coding sequence ATGCGCGATAGCATTAAAGAAAGCTTTACTGAGAGTATTCAGATTCAAATCGCCGCTGCTGAAGCGCTGCCGGACGTCATCACCCATGCTGCTCAAGCCATGGTGGCGACATTGCTAAATGGCAATAAGATCCTCTGCTGTGGCAATGGCGGTTCTGCGTCTAATGCTCAGCAATTTGTTTCTTGTTTACTTAACCGTTTCGAAACTGAGCGCCCGAGCTTACCTGCTCTTGCGCTAACGACCGACAATATCACCATGACCGCCGTCGCCAACGACTATAACTTTGCCGACATCTTTGCCAAACAGGTGAGAGCATTTGGGCAGGCCAACGATATCTTGCTTGCCATATCCACCAGCGGTAACAGCAAGAATGTCATTAAAGCGATGGAAGCAGCCGTAACACGTGATATGACTATCATTGCTTTCACAGGCAAAGATGGCGGTGAAATGGCAGGTTTACTGGGTGAAAATGATGTTGAGATCAGAATACCGTCACATCGCACCGCTAGAATACATGAAGTCCATATGGTGACACTGCACTGCTTATGTGATCTTATTGATCAAGTTCTATTCCCCGCTCATGAAGAGTAA
- a CDS encoding YraN family protein: MKQLWTTPKATNKRQIGNHYEALAKRHLTQQGLIEVADNFNAKCGEIDLIMRDLECIVFIEVKYRQNRHFGLAQEMVTASKARKLQKTATLWLMNQGLSPYTTEFRFDIVAIHNNGHDINWIQNAITQG, encoded by the coding sequence ATGAAACAACTTTGGACAACACCGAAAGCAACCAATAAACGCCAGATAGGTAACCATTATGAAGCCCTTGCCAAGCGCCATTTAACGCAGCAAGGGCTAATTGAAGTTGCAGACAACTTCAATGCTAAATGTGGCGAAATCGACCTTATCATGCGTGATTTGGAGTGCATTGTGTTTATTGAAGTCAAGTATCGCCAAAACCGCCATTTCGGTTTAGCACAGGAAATGGTCACGGCCAGCAAGGCGAGAAAATTACAAAAAACGGCCACTTTATGGTTGATGAATCAAGGTTTATCACCCTATACCACAGAATTTCGTTTTGATATCGTTGCCATTCACAATAACGGCCATGATATCAACTGGATCCAAAACGCGATAACTCAAGGATAA
- the ilvN gene encoding acetolactate synthase small subunit produces MRHIISLLMENQPGALSRVVGLFSQRGYNIESLNVSPTDDETLSRLNITTESDKLELEQIQKQLHKLIDVLKVQEVTEFEHIERELMMVKVKADGFARAEVKRTADIFRGQIVDVTAGQYTVQLAGTSEKLDAFVSALTEVTDVIEVARSGIVGIARGERALKP; encoded by the coding sequence ATGAGACACATTATTTCGCTATTAATGGAAAACCAACCCGGTGCTTTGTCTCGAGTTGTCGGTCTATTTTCTCAACGTGGCTACAATATCGAATCTTTGAACGTTTCGCCGACGGATGATGAAACACTGTCTCGTCTGAACATCACCACGGAATCCGATAAGTTGGAGCTTGAGCAGATCCAGAAGCAACTGCATAAATTAATTGATGTGCTGAAGGTTCAGGAAGTGACGGAGTTTGAGCATATCGAGCGTGAATTGATGATGGTGAAAGTTAAGGCAGACGGCTTTGCTCGCGCTGAGGTGAAACGTACTGCAGATATCTTCCGAGGACAGATCGTCGATGTGACTGCCGGGCAATATACAGTTCAATTAGCTGGAACCAGTGAGAAGTTAGATGCCTTTGTTTCTGCGTTAACTGAAGTGACGGATGTTATTGAGGTGGCGAGAAGTGGTATTGTCGGTATCGCTCGCGGAGAAAGAGCCTTAAAACCTTAA
- the rsmI gene encoding 16S rRNA (cytidine(1402)-2'-O)-methyltransferase: protein MTSNKSIHIEQPTLFIVPTPIGNLGDITQRSLDVLQSVDIIAAEDTRHTGKLLSHFNIQTRTFALHDHNEQQKAQVLVGKLLAGESIALVSDAGTPLISDPGYHLVTQCRQAGVKVVPLPGACAVITALSASGLPSDRFSFEGFLPAKSKGRKDKFLEIAKAERTCIFYESPHRITESLADMLSVLGAEREVVLARELTKTYETIQGLPLGELVEWIEEDDNRKRGEMVLLIHGYREQSSETLPDEATRTLGILVKELPLKKAAAMTAEIYNLKKNALYKWGLENLE from the coding sequence ATGACAAGCAACAAATCCATCCATATTGAACAACCTACGCTGTTTATTGTACCGACTCCTATTGGAAATCTCGGTGATATTACACAAAGATCACTCGATGTTCTGCAAAGTGTCGACATAATTGCGGCAGAGGACACTCGTCATACAGGTAAATTATTGTCTCACTTCAATATTCAAACTAGAACCTTTGCTCTGCATGACCATAATGAACAGCAAAAAGCTCAGGTGTTAGTTGGCAAATTACTCGCCGGTGAGTCGATTGCTTTGGTCTCTGATGCTGGAACACCGCTTATCAGTGATCCAGGGTATCACTTAGTCACGCAGTGTCGTCAAGCCGGCGTTAAAGTTGTCCCTCTGCCGGGCGCTTGTGCCGTGATTACCGCATTGAGTGCCTCTGGTTTACCGTCAGATCGTTTTAGTTTCGAGGGATTTCTTCCAGCGAAGAGCAAAGGGCGTAAAGATAAATTTTTAGAAATTGCCAAAGCAGAGCGTACCTGTATTTTCTATGAGTCGCCACATCGAATTACCGAATCTCTGGCAGACATGCTGTCAGTATTGGGCGCAGAGCGAGAAGTGGTCTTGGCTAGAGAGTTAACCAAAACCTATGAAACGATTCAAGGCTTACCGCTTGGTGAGTTGGTTGAGTGGATTGAAGAAGATGACAACCGAAAGCGTGGTGAAATGGTTCTTTTGATTCACGGTTATCGCGAACAGAGTTCAGAGACGCTTCCTGATGAGGCGACACGTACCTTGGGTATCTTGGTTAAAGAGTTGCCATTGAAGAAAGCTGCTGCGATGACGGCGGAAATTTATAACCTGAAAAAGAACGCGTTATACAAATGGGGACTAGAAAACCTTGAGTAA
- the ftsL gene encoding cell division protein FtsL, with product MTQQQKHNLAKIIAKDLITVGKVPLAILVVIFISAMSVVFATHHTRQAINEKDVAQQERERLDDEWRNLLLEENALAEHSRVQAIADEELQMKRPDADKEVVVNLK from the coding sequence ATGACGCAGCAACAAAAACACAACTTAGCCAAAATCATTGCCAAGGATCTTATTACGGTCGGTAAAGTACCGTTAGCGATTCTGGTCGTGATTTTTATTTCAGCAATGTCAGTTGTATTTGCTACTCACCATACGCGTCAAGCCATCAATGAGAAAGATGTCGCTCAACAAGAGCGAGAGCGCTTAGACGATGAATGGCGAAATCTTTTGTTAGAAGAGAATGCGCTCGCGGAACATAGCCGCGTTCAAGCTATTGCCGATGAAGAGTTACAAATGAAGCGTCCTGATGCTGACAAGGAAGTGGTGGTCAACCTGAAATGA
- a CDS encoding BON domain-containing protein, whose amino-acid sequence MKSKTMKKYYAIALLLSASLLSGCAGVFVAGAATTVNLVTDTRSSKEIWVDNAIESEVAGLSNKQPYVGQVRVVASSQRGTVVLMGQAKTQELSNQVAQQVEKISDVKRVYNQMRIKAPIDLAAMSNDTWLTTKIKSSVLTDKRLSGIKIKVITEDSEVFLLGYVSKENGDIATDIARNTSGVKQVVRAFQYSEDEERLNTESQQEAEPVPAPVNDINSSPQPTSDAPQPIVEEPAPFLEVEG is encoded by the coding sequence ATGAAGAGTAAAACGATGAAAAAATATTATGCTATTGCTCTGCTGTTATCAGCTAGCTTACTGTCTGGTTGTGCCGGCGTCTTTGTTGCTGGTGCAGCGACAACCGTTAACCTTGTTACTGATACTCGTAGCAGTAAAGAAATTTGGGTCGATAACGCTATCGAATCTGAAGTCGCGGGTCTGAGCAACAAACAACCTTATGTTGGACAAGTTCGAGTTGTCGCCAGCTCACAACGCGGCACAGTTGTACTGATGGGACAAGCGAAAACCCAAGAGTTGAGCAATCAAGTCGCCCAACAAGTAGAGAAAATTAGCGACGTAAAACGTGTCTACAATCAGATGCGTATTAAAGCACCTATCGATCTTGCGGCAATGAGCAATGACACTTGGTTGACAACTAAAATCAAGTCTTCGGTGCTCACAGACAAGCGTTTAAGTGGCATTAAAATTAAAGTCATTACTGAAGACAGTGAGGTCTTCCTACTCGGTTATGTATCAAAAGAAAATGGCGATATTGCCACGGACATTGCTCGTAATACCTCTGGTGTTAAACAGGTCGTTCGTGCATTTCAGTACAGTGAAGACGAAGAGCGTCTAAACACTGAATCGCAACAAGAAGCAGAGCCAGTGCCTGCTCCGGTGAATGATATTAATAGTTCGCCTCAACCTACTTCTGACGCGCCACAGCCTATTGTGGAAGAGCCAGCACCATTCTTGGAAGTCGAAGGTTAA
- a CDS encoding acetolactate synthase 3 large subunit produces the protein MAETTPEMLSGAEMIVQSLIDEGVQQIFGYPGGSVLDIYDALHAKTESIQHVLVRHEQAATHMADGYARATGKPGVVLVCSGPGATNTITGIATAYMDSIPMVVLSGNVPNNLIGNDAFQECDMVGVSRPVVKHSFLLQRAEDIPETLKKAFYIASTGRPGPVVVDIPKDVMNPQIKFPYQYPESIKMRSYNPTTTGHKGQIKKALKAILEAKKPVLYVGGGAVISEAEQQVIKLAKTLNLPVVSTLMGLGAFPGTDKQALGMLGMHGTYEANLAMHNADLIFGVGVRFDDRTTNNLDKYCPDAKVVHIDIDPSSISKNVRVDLPIVGSANVVLDSMLKLLEDRLLEDQNHERDPQYLSAWWDDIATWRQRNCLSYETSEERIKPQQVIEVLHKLTGGDAFVASDVGQHQMFAALYYPFNKPRRWINSGGLGTMGFGFPAAIGVKFAYPDEEVVCVTGDGSIQMNIQELSTAMQYQVPVKIINLNNRFLGMVKQWQDIIYQGRHSNSYMDSVPDFAAIAEAYGHVGIRISKPSELEAGLKKALEMKDRLVFVDINVDETEHVYPMQIKGEGMDKMWLSKTERT, from the coding sequence ATGGCAGAAACAACCCCAGAAATGCTATCTGGCGCAGAGATGATTGTGCAGTCATTGATTGATGAAGGTGTACAACAGATCTTTGGTTACCCAGGTGGTTCCGTCCTCGACATCTACGATGCGCTGCACGCCAAGACAGAATCAATCCAACACGTATTAGTGAGACATGAACAAGCGGCAACCCATATGGCGGACGGCTACGCCCGTGCCACGGGTAAGCCAGGTGTGGTGCTTGTCTGTTCTGGTCCGGGTGCGACCAACACGATTACCGGTATTGCCACTGCTTATATGGATTCAATTCCAATGGTAGTGTTATCGGGCAACGTGCCGAACAACCTGATCGGTAATGACGCATTCCAAGAGTGTGATATGGTCGGTGTTTCACGACCTGTAGTAAAACATAGCTTTTTGCTGCAGCGTGCAGAAGACATTCCAGAAACCTTGAAAAAAGCGTTCTATATCGCGTCAACAGGTCGACCGGGTCCTGTGGTGGTGGATATTCCAAAAGATGTTATGAATCCACAGATTAAGTTTCCTTACCAGTATCCTGAAAGCATCAAGATGCGTTCTTACAACCCAACAACCACTGGGCATAAAGGACAGATCAAAAAAGCTTTAAAAGCCATTCTTGAAGCCAAGAAACCCGTCTTGTATGTCGGCGGCGGCGCTGTGATCTCTGAAGCAGAGCAACAGGTGATCAAACTGGCTAAAACACTGAATTTGCCGGTCGTCAGTACTTTGATGGGGCTGGGTGCTTTCCCTGGCACCGATAAACAAGCCTTGGGTATGCTTGGGATGCACGGCACTTATGAAGCGAACTTAGCGATGCACAACGCAGATCTTATCTTTGGTGTTGGCGTTCGCTTCGATGACCGTACCACGAATAATTTAGATAAATATTGTCCAGACGCTAAAGTGGTTCACATCGATATTGATCCATCGTCTATCTCAAAAAATGTCCGTGTTGATCTGCCAATTGTTGGCTCAGCCAATGTCGTGTTGGACAGTATGCTTAAGCTATTGGAAGATAGGCTATTGGAAGATCAAAATCACGAGCGAGATCCACAATATCTGTCTGCTTGGTGGGACGATATTGCCACTTGGCGTCAACGTAACTGCTTAAGTTATGAAACATCGGAAGAGCGTATTAAGCCTCAACAAGTGATAGAAGTGCTGCACAAGTTGACGGGTGGTGATGCATTTGTGGCTTCTGATGTGGGTCAGCATCAGATGTTTGCCGCCCTGTACTATCCATTTAACAAGCCAAGACGTTGGATTAATTCTGGTGGCTTAGGCACGATGGGCTTTGGTTTCCCTGCGGCTATCGGTGTTAAGTTTGCGTACCCAGATGAAGAAGTGGTGTGTGTGACAGGGGATGGCAGTATTCAGATGAATATTCAGGAACTGTCTACGGCAATGCAGTATCAAGTGCCGGTTAAAATCATTAACCTGAACAACCGTTTCTTAGGCATGGTGAAGCAGTGGCAAGACATTATCTATCAAGGTCGTCACTCTAACTCTTACATGGACTCCGTGCCAGATTTTGCCGCGATTGCAGAGGCGTACGGTCATGTCGGTATCCGTATTTCTAAGCCAAGTGAACTAGAAGCGGGTCTGAAAAAAGCGCTGGAGATGAAAGACCGTCTGGTGTTTGTTGATATCAACGTTGACGAAACTGAGCATGTTTACCCAATGCAAATTAAAGGCGAGGGTATGGATAAGATGTGGCTAAGCAAGACGGAGAGAACCTAA
- a CDS encoding penicillin-binding protein activator, with protein sequence MMNPKRNSVTRLLTPIALALTIAACSSQPPAPTYVDFTQAPSASSETYIMRADANQGGFANEWLILAFKAALEERDYQKAESLSNRLSKQNLTTIQQAEWQLVRSQLNLATNNPEAAFLELNFPNSWPLSPSQWQQYHRSRADALTQLQRYFEASRELVAMTQYAPLSQQKSANDEIWANLERYSPQQLNSFDVKADEDVLDGWVQLAAYMKALTGSLPQLQTSLKNWLAENPNHPAALYTPQTITDILQLEISTPHSTALLLPLTGKYAKQAQFVRDGFMMAMMNDNQRDPQAVFTIVDTNETAPSAIKQRLATNNVDFIVGPLIKENVEKLQNAQATAVTPIPALALNIPSELEASNMMCYLTLSPEQEVAQAAQHLNQQEYQYPLIIVPKGSLGDRAVSAFKQEWATLSDHKVAVAQYTNRTQLQKTVNQVFGLQESQQRIAQMEALVGMKLENQPRSRRDIDSVYIVANNADLTLIKPFIEVAINPDTKQPQLFADSHSHTSKRQYEDLTGVIYSDIPLLIEDPANLNAQMTELWPKSSNVETRLRALGMDAYALTKELPQLKAVQGYQVQGQTGDLSIGDNCVIQRQVAWAEYGKEPVTPAVIVEPEANEVTAPAESTVETGSNETTLDNTESNQ encoded by the coding sequence ATGATGAACCCTAAGAGAAATAGTGTAACACGTCTGCTGACTCCAATCGCATTGGCTTTGACCATTGCGGCTTGTTCGAGTCAGCCACCCGCACCTACTTATGTCGATTTTACTCAGGCTCCTAGTGCCTCTTCTGAAACCTACATTATGCGCGCCGATGCCAATCAAGGTGGGTTCGCTAACGAATGGCTTATCTTAGCGTTTAAAGCCGCTCTAGAAGAGCGAGATTATCAAAAAGCCGAATCGCTATCGAATCGGCTCAGCAAGCAGAACCTCACCACTATTCAACAAGCCGAGTGGCAACTGGTTCGTTCGCAGCTCAATCTTGCCACCAACAACCCTGAAGCGGCTTTCTTAGAGCTTAATTTTCCGAATTCATGGCCATTAAGTCCGAGTCAGTGGCAGCAATACCATCGTTCACGCGCCGACGCGCTAACCCAATTGCAACGCTATTTTGAAGCGAGCAGAGAGTTAGTCGCGATGACCCAATATGCGCCACTTTCCCAACAGAAATCAGCAAATGATGAAATCTGGGCTAATTTGGAACGCTATTCGCCTCAACAACTCAATTCATTCGACGTAAAAGCCGATGAAGATGTGCTAGATGGTTGGGTACAACTGGCTGCCTATATGAAAGCATTGACTGGCAGCCTGCCTCAGTTACAAACAAGTCTGAAGAATTGGTTGGCAGAGAACCCAAACCACCCTGCGGCTTTATACACACCACAAACGATTACTGACATCCTTCAACTTGAGATCTCAACCCCACACAGCACAGCCTTACTGTTACCTCTAACGGGCAAATATGCCAAGCAGGCTCAGTTCGTGCGTGACGGTTTTATGATGGCGATGATGAATGATAACCAACGCGATCCACAAGCGGTGTTCACCATTGTTGATACCAATGAGACCGCGCCTTCGGCGATCAAACAACGCTTAGCCACCAATAATGTCGATTTTATTGTCGGTCCGCTAATCAAAGAAAATGTCGAAAAATTACAAAATGCACAAGCAACAGCGGTCACCCCTATTCCAGCACTCGCACTGAATATCCCGAGTGAGTTAGAGGCATCAAATATGATGTGCTATCTCACACTCTCTCCGGAACAAGAGGTCGCTCAAGCCGCTCAGCATCTTAATCAGCAAGAATATCAATACCCACTGATTATCGTTCCGAAAGGGAGCTTAGGTGATCGCGCGGTGAGCGCGTTTAAACAAGAGTGGGCTACGTTAAGCGATCATAAAGTGGCGGTAGCGCAATACACCAACCGCACTCAGCTACAAAAAACCGTTAATCAAGTGTTTGGTCTCCAAGAAAGCCAACAGCGTATTGCACAAATGGAAGCTCTTGTTGGTATGAAACTAGAAAATCAACCAAGAAGTCGCCGAGATATCGATTCTGTTTATATCGTCGCCAATAATGCCGATCTCACCTTGATTAAGCCATTTATCGAGGTGGCGATTAACCCAGATACGAAACAGCCTCAGCTGTTTGCTGACTCTCATAGCCATACGAGCAAGCGTCAATATGAAGATCTTACCGGGGTCATTTATAGTGATATTCCTTTGTTGATTGAAGATCCTGCAAACCTTAACGCTCAAATGACTGAGCTTTGGCCGAAAAGCTCTAACGTCGAAACCCGTCTAAGAGCCTTGGGTATGGACGCGTATGCTTTAACCAAAGAGTTGCCGCAGCTAAAAGCGGTTCAAGGCTATCAAGTGCAAGGCCAAACCGGAGATCTATCCATTGGCGACAACTGTGTTATTCAGCGACAAGTTGCTTGGGCGGAATATGGCAAAGAGCCAGTTACCCCTGCAGTCATAGTTGAACCAGAAGCTAATGAGGTTACTGCCCCTGCAGAGTCGACCGTGGAGACTGGCAGTAATGAAACAACTTTGGACAACACCGAAAGCAACCAATAA
- a CDS encoding penicillin-binding transpeptidase domain-containing protein, whose amino-acid sequence MNANKNSKLANKKKVQKQKPLLIPWRFRLVLGTVLIIFGALIARIGYLQVIEPDNLIKQGDMRSVRVKALHSARGIISDRNDNPLAVSVPVQAVWADPFTIFKEGGFEERERWFALADVLGLERQDLIEKIEKNRTRRFIYLQRQVSPAMAKYIKELKLAGVGLKAESRRYYPAGEVSAHLVGVTGIDGHGLEGVERSYDKWLTGEAGKRIIRKDRFGRVVENIALEEREQGKPLKLTIDQRLQAIAYRAIKQAVADHRATSGSAVLIDVKTGAVLAMVNAPSYNPNNRSSRQSFTMRNRVITDAMEPGSTVKPFVVLAALEAGIADTETIIDTGNGIMQIGGSRVRDTSKVGKANLAKILQKSSNIGVAKLGLDMPLEALLGMYSSIGFGQLSGLNLIGETTGIFPNRRRWSSFEIATLTFGYGLSITPLQLAHAYATLGNSGEYKPIYIIENNQQDLSKQVLDREHANTVLGMLEAVTQPGGTATRAAVPGYRIAAKTGTSRKATSGGYSDEYVALTVGVAPVSNPRVSLVVVINEPQGDQYYGGSVAAPVFSEIMKGALQILNVAPDENQFQQ is encoded by the coding sequence ATGAACGCCAATAAAAACAGTAAATTAGCCAATAAAAAGAAAGTTCAAAAACAAAAGCCGTTGTTGATTCCTTGGCGTTTTCGCTTAGTGCTCGGAACGGTATTGATCATTTTTGGCGCTCTTATTGCGCGTATTGGCTACCTACAAGTTATCGAACCCGATAATCTGATAAAACAAGGTGATATGCGCTCTGTTCGTGTGAAAGCTCTGCATTCAGCGCGCGGTATTATCTCTGATCGCAACGACAATCCACTGGCGGTGAGTGTACCGGTTCAGGCGGTATGGGCAGACCCTTTCACCATTTTTAAAGAAGGTGGATTTGAAGAACGCGAACGATGGTTTGCACTAGCCGATGTATTGGGCCTTGAACGTCAAGATTTGATCGAAAAGATAGAAAAAAATCGCACACGCCGTTTTATCTATTTACAGCGTCAAGTTAGCCCTGCCATGGCAAAATATATCAAAGAGTTGAAGCTCGCTGGGGTTGGGTTAAAAGCAGAGTCCAGACGCTATTACCCAGCGGGTGAAGTCAGTGCCCATTTAGTTGGTGTGACGGGTATTGATGGTCACGGTCTTGAAGGTGTTGAGCGCAGTTATGATAAGTGGCTAACTGGCGAAGCGGGTAAACGTATTATTCGTAAAGACCGCTTTGGTCGTGTTGTTGAGAATATTGCTCTTGAAGAACGCGAGCAAGGTAAACCGCTTAAATTAACCATTGATCAAAGACTGCAAGCAATCGCTTATCGTGCCATCAAGCAGGCAGTTGCCGACCACCGAGCGACGTCAGGCAGTGCTGTACTGATTGATGTCAAAACAGGCGCGGTGCTGGCGATGGTGAATGCCCCTTCTTATAACCCCAATAATCGATCTTCCCGCCAATCTTTTACCATGCGAAATCGAGTGATTACTGACGCGATGGAGCCGGGCTCTACTGTGAAGCCATTTGTGGTTTTAGCCGCATTAGAGGCCGGTATCGCCGATACGGAAACCATCATAGATACCGGGAATGGCATTATGCAGATTGGCGGCAGCCGAGTGCGTGATACGTCGAAAGTCGGTAAGGCTAATCTGGCGAAGATCCTTCAAAAGTCGAGTAATATCGGTGTCGCTAAGCTCGGTCTTGATATGCCTCTCGAAGCCTTGTTAGGTATGTATAGCTCGATTGGCTTTGGTCAGTTATCTGGGCTGAACTTAATCGGTGAAACAACCGGTATTTTCCCCAATCGCCGTCGTTGGTCTTCTTTTGAAATTGCCACACTGACCTTTGGTTATGGCCTTTCAATCACACCATTGCAGCTTGCTCACGCCTACGCGACCTTAGGAAATTCTGGCGAATATAAGCCAATTTATATCATAGAGAATAACCAACAGGATCTTTCCAAGCAGGTACTCGATAGAGAACATGCCAACACCGTATTGGGTATGCTAGAAGCCGTAACTCAGCCTGGAGGCACTGCAACGCGAGCTGCTGTACCGGGTTACCGAATTGCCGCCAAAACAGGAACGTCGAGAAAAGCGACGTCTGGCGGTTATAGTGATGAGTATGTTGCATTAACAGTAGGCGTTGCGCCGGTGAGTAACCCAAGGGTATCGCTGGTGGTGGTGATCAATGAGCCACAAGGTGATCAATATTACGGTGGTTCAGTCGCTGCCCCCGTTTTCTCCGAAATTATGAAAGGCGCATTACAGATTTTAAATGTCGCCCCAGACGAAAACCAGTTCCAACAGTAG